The following are from one region of the Nymphaea colorata isolate Beijing-Zhang1983 chromosome 7, ASM883128v2, whole genome shotgun sequence genome:
- the LOC116257757 gene encoding ATP synthase small subunit 6-A, mitochondrial-like isoform X1, with protein MPRFDPWNVFLKREWNRNWPFLVGFAITGALVTKLTASLTEEDAKNSPFVQRHRRK; from the exons ATGCCGCGGTTCGATCCATGGAACGTGTTCTTGAAGAGAGAGTGGAACCGGAATTGGCCGTTCCTCGTCGGCTTCGCCATCACCGGAGCCCTCGTCACCAAGCTCACCGCCAGCCTCACCG AGGAGGATGCGAAGAATTCCCCCTTCGTGCAAAGGCACAGGAG GAAATGA
- the LOC116257757 gene encoding ATP synthase small subunit 6-A, mitochondrial-like isoform X2 has protein sequence MPRFDPWNVFLKREWNRNWPFLVGFAITGALVTKLTASLTEEDAKNSPFVQRHRR, from the exons ATGCCGCGGTTCGATCCATGGAACGTGTTCTTGAAGAGAGAGTGGAACCGGAATTGGCCGTTCCTCGTCGGCTTCGCCATCACCGGAGCCCTCGTCACCAAGCTCACCGCCAGCCTCACCG AGGAGGATGCGAAGAATTCCCCCTTCGTGCAAAGGCACAGGAG GTAA
- the LOC116257754 gene encoding H/ACA ribonucleoprotein complex subunit 4-like, whose amino-acid sequence MSTVSEEKKSKKHKKKSSSKHDGGGAEEEKIKYDRDLVAELRDAGGDDESHHADYLIKPQGFTPPLDTSKWPLLLKNYDRLNVRTGHYTPLPTGYSPLKRPLAEYLRYGIINLDKPANPSSHEVVAWIKRILRVGKTGHSGTLDPKVTGSLIVCIDRATRLVKSQQGAGKEYVCVARLHSSVPDVSKVARALETLTGALFQRPPLISAVKRQLRIRTIYESKLLEYDVEKHLVVFWVSCEAGTYIRTLCVHLGLILGVGGHMQELRRVRSGILGERDNMVTMHDVMDAQWLYDNCRDEAYLRRVVMPLEVLLTSYKRLVVKDSAVNAICYGAKLMIPGLLRFENGIENGEEVVLMTTKGEAIALGIAEMTTAVMATCDHGVVARIKRVVMDRDTYPRKWGLGPRASMKKKMIVEGLLDKHGKPNEKTPAEWLRNVVLPPGGDSVVAGIAAMTESETKVSKEVKQLEGKEEKKRKKQHREDGEENGEDVRKLRVDDGSLSPLPPSKKIKVGEEQAEEASKLTHNLKTSKEEIEADVDGRSEKKQKKKKKKGNGDKDEPSGEEVNVEVTEIKSIKHLAEPELADEEKASKEEKKKKHKKEKKIKDEEDNEEEDGKSAKKDKKKKKSKKDQTEDE is encoded by the coding sequence ATGTCCACCGTCTCAGAGGAGAAGAAGTCGaagaagcacaagaagaagTCGTCGTCCAAGCACGACGGCGGAGGAGcggaagaagagaagatcaaatACGACAGAGATCTAGTGGCTGAACTCAGGGACGCTGGCGGAGATGATGAGAGCCACCACGCCGACTATCTGATCAAGCCGCAGGGCTTCACCCCTCCCCTCGACACCTCGAAATGGCCTCTCCTTCTCAAGAACTACGACCGCCTCAACGTCCGTACCGGCCACTACACGCCGCTTCCAACCGGATACTCCCCTCTGAAGCGGCCCCTCGCCGAATACCTGCGCTATGGCATCATCAACTTGGACAAGCCCGCGAATCCCTCCTCCCACGAGGTGGTAGCGTGGATCAAGCGCATCCTCAGGGTCGGTAAGACGGGCCACAGCGGCACCCTCGACCCCAAGGTCACCGGCAGCCTCATCGTCTGCATCGACCGGGCTACCCGCCTCGTCAAGTCCCAGCAAGGTGCCGGTAAGGAGTACGTGTGCGTGGCCAGGCTCCATTCATCTGTCCCGGACGTCTCCAAGGTCGCCCGTGCGCTCGAGACTCTtaccggcgccctgttccagcgCCCTCCGCTTATCTCCGCCGTCAAGCGACAGCTTCGAATCCGAACAATCTATGAAAGCAAGCTCCTAGAGTATGATGTGGAAAAGCACCTGGTGGTCTTCTGGGTCTCCTGTGAAGCAGGGACCTATATCAGGACGCTCTGCGTCCATTTGGGTCTGATTCTCGGCGTGGGTGGACATATGCAGGAGCTCAGGAGGGTCCGATCCGGGATCCTCGGCGAGAGGGATAACATGGTTACCATGCACGACGTCATGGACGCTCAATGGCTCTACGACAATTGCAGGGATGAGGCGTATCTTAGGCGCGTCGTCATGCCCCTGGAAGTGCTTTTGACCAGCTACAAGAGATTGGTTGTAAAGGATTCTGCGGTCAATGCCATCTGTTATGGTGCCAAGCTCATGATTCCGGGGCTGTTGAGGTTTGAGAATGGCATTGAAAACGGGGAAGAGGTTGTTTTGATGACGACGAAAGGGGAAGCTATTGCTCTGGGGATAGCGGAGATGACGACTGCAGTAATGGCAACTTGCGACCACGGGGTGGTGGCCAGGATCAAGAGGGTGGTGATGGATAGGGATACTTATCCTAGGAAATGGGGGTTGGGGCCTCGCGCgtcgatgaagaagaagatgattgtCGAAGGTTTGCTTGACAAACACGGGAAGCCCAATGAGAAAACGCCCGCGGAGTGGTTGAGAAATGTAGTCCTTCCTCCAGGTGGAGATTCTGTGGTTGCTGGAATAGCGGCCATGACTGAATCGGAGACCAAGGTCTCTAAAGAGGTGAAGCAATTGGAAGgcaaggaggaaaaaaagaggaaaaagcaaCATCGGGAAGATGGTGAGGAAAATGGTGAGGACGTACGTAAACTGAGAGTGGATGATGGGAGTTTGAGTCCACTTCCACCTTCCAAGAAGATTAAGGTTGGTGAAGAACAAGCAGAAGAAGCATCGAAATTGACACATAACTTGAAGACATCGAAAGAGGAAATTGAAGCAGACGTGGATGGCAGAAGCgagaagaaacagaagaaaaagaaaaagaagggaaacgGTGACAAGGATGAACCTTCTGGCGAGGAAGTCAATGTAGAAGTGACTGAAATAAAGAGTATTAAACATCTGGCGGAACCTGAATTGGCCGACGAGGAAAAGGCTtcaaaggaagagaagaagaagaaacacaagaaggagaagaagatcaaaGATGAGGAAGACAATGAAGAGGAAGATGGTAAGAGTGCTAAaaaggacaagaagaagaagaagagcaaaaaGGATCAAACTGAGGATGAGTAG